One region of Mus musculus strain C57BL/6J chromosome 3, GRCm38.p6 C57BL/6J genomic DNA includes:
- the Lce1f gene encoding late cornified envelope 1F, which produces MSCQQSQQQCQPPPKCTPKCPPKCQTPKCPPKCPPKCPPKCPPVSSCCSLGSGGCCGSSSGGCCSSGGCCSSGGGGCCLSHHRPRRSLRRHRHSSGCCSSGGSSGCCGSSGGSSGCCGSSGGSSGCCGSSGGSSGCCGSSQQSGDCC; this is translated from the coding sequence ATGTCCTGTCAGCAGAGCCAGCAGCAGTGCCAGCCCCCTCCCAAGTGCACCCCCAAGTGCCCTCCCAAGTGCCAGACTCCAAAGTGCCCTCCAAAATGCCCGCCCAAATGTCCTCCCAAGTGCCCCCCTGTGTCTTCCTGCTGTAGCCTGGGTTCTGGGGGCTGCTGTGGCTCCAGCTCTGGAGGCTGCTGTAGCTCTGGAGGATGCTGCAGCTCAGGGGGTGGAGGCTGCTGCCTGAGCCACCACAGACCCCGCAGATCTCTTCGTCGCCATCGTCACAGCTCTGGATGTTGTagcagtggtggcagcagtggctgctgtggcagcagtggtggcagcagtggctgctgtggcagcagtggtggcagcagtggctgctgtggaagcagtggtggcagcagtggctgTTGTGGCAGTAGCCAGCAGTCTGGGGATTGCTGCTGA